The window GATTCCGCCGTGCGCGCCCTGAACGCCGTGGGCTTCCGCATCACCAACATTCAGGACGTGACGCCGATCCCCCACAATGGCTGCCGTCCGCCCAAGAAACGCCGCGTTTAAGCTGGAGTCGACATGGCAAAGTATACCGGTCCCAAGTGTCGTCAGTGCCGTCGTGAAGGCACCAAGCTCTTCCTGAAGGGAGAGAAGTGCTACACGAGCAAGTGCCCCGTGGAAAACCGCCCCTTCCCGCCGGGCCAGCACGGCCAGCGACGTACCCGCTTGTCCGACTATGCGCTGCAGCTACGCGAGAAGCAGAAGCTGCGCCGCATCTACGGTGTGCTCGAGCGGCAGTTCCGCAGCTACTACAAGGAAGCCGCGCGCCGGAAGGGTTCAACGGGCGAGAATCTGTTGCAGTTGCTGGAGAGCCGTCTCGACAACGTGGTCTACCGCATGGGCTTTTCCGCCTCGCGTAGCGAGGCGCGTCAGCTGGTGCGGCACAACGCCATTTTGGTGAATGGCCGCAAGCTCAACATTCCGGCTGCCCAGGTGCGGCCCAACGATGTCATTTCGCTGTCCGAAAAGGCACGGAACCAGTCCCGCGTGCAGGCCGCCATGGAGCTGGCGCAGCAGCGTGGCATTGCCGACTGGGTGCAGGTCGATCCCAAGAAGATGGAAGGCGTGTTCAAGAGCGTTCCCGAGCGCTCCGATCTCCCGTCGGACATCCAGGAACAGTTGGTGGTCGAACTGTACTCCAAGTAATCCACTGTTGAGAGAGGAACTTCCATGCAGGGCAGTGTGACTGAATTTCTGAAACCGCGAATCGTTGACATCAACCAGGTCAACGATCTGACTGCCAAGGTCACCATCGAGCCGCTGGAGCGCGGTTTCGGCCACACGCTGGGCAACGCATTGCGGCGCATCCTGCTCTCGTCCATGCCCGGTGCCGCAGTGGTCAATGCCGAGATCGAGGGCGTCCTGCATGAGTACTCGACCATCGAGGGCGTGCAGGAGGATGTCATCGACATTCTGCTCAACCTCAAGGGTATCGCCATCAGGCTGCATGCCCGCGACGAGGCGAACCTGACCCTGAAGAAGAAGGGTCCGGGCGTGGTCACTGCGGCCGACATCACCCTCGATCACGATGTCGAGATCGTCAATCCGGATCATGTCATTGCCCACCTGACCAAGGACGGTGAGCTGAACATGACCCTGAAGGTCGCCAAGGGGCGGGGCTATGTGCCAGCCACCCAGCGCGAGAGTGCCGAGGGCGAGG is drawn from Thiohalobacter sp. and contains these coding sequences:
- the rpsD gene encoding 30S ribosomal protein S4, whose amino-acid sequence is MAKYTGPKCRQCRREGTKLFLKGEKCYTSKCPVENRPFPPGQHGQRRTRLSDYALQLREKQKLRRIYGVLERQFRSYYKEAARRKGSTGENLLQLLESRLDNVVYRMGFSASRSEARQLVRHNAILVNGRKLNIPAAQVRPNDVISLSEKARNQSRVQAAMELAQQRGIADWVQVDPKKMEGVFKSVPERSDLPSDIQEQLVVELYSK